Proteins from one Cervus canadensis isolate Bull #8, Minnesota chromosome 25, ASM1932006v1, whole genome shotgun sequence genomic window:
- the LOC122427568 gene encoding olfactory receptor 8S1-like, which yields MKNVSIITEFVLLGLSSDPQIQTVLFVLFLGIYLLTLVGNTVMILIIKADSRLHTPMYFFLGHLSFLDLSFSSVTVPKMLQNFLSQKKSISVWGCITQSFFFTLSGGTEACLLSAMAYDRYAAICHPLVYTVVINRPLCTGIVSIAWAVGFSISLMNSLLVHKLHFCGSNIIPHFSCELPPLFPLSCTDPTVNELLLAVSCTSLGLLTLPPILFSYSRIISAILSIRSSEGQGKAFSTCSSHLTVVLLFYGTALFRYISPASGSMLE from the coding sequence ATGAAAAATGTCAGTATTATTACTGAGTTTGTCCTTCTGGGATTGTCCAGTGACCCCCAGATCCAGACCGTGCTCTTTGTGCTGTTCCTGGGGATTTACCTGCTGACATTAGTGGGGAACACAGTGATGATCCTGATCATCAAGGCTGATTCTCGGCTCCACacacccatgtacttcttcctcggACACCTGTCTTTCCTGGATCTCAGTTTCTCCTCAGTCACTGTGCCCAAAATGCTACAGAACTTCTTGTCTCAGAAGAAAAGCATCTCAGTGTGGGGCTGCATCACTCAGagtttctttttcactctctcaggGGGGACAGAAGCCTGTCTTCTCTCCGCCATGGCCTACGACCGCTATGCTGCTATCTGCCACCCTCTGGTCTACACTGTGGTCATAAACAGACCTCTCTGCACTGGGATTGTGAGCATAGCTTGGGCAGTGGGATTCTCTATTTCCTTGATGAATAGTCTTTTGGTTCACAAGTTGCATTTCTGTGGTTCCAACATCATCCCCCACTTCAGTTGTGAGCTACCTCCACTCTTCCCTCTGTCTTGTACTGACCCCACTGTCAACGAGCTTCTTCTAGCTGTGTCATGTACATCTTTAGGGCTGCTGACACTTCCCCCGATCCTCTTTTCTTACTCAAGAATCATTTCTGCCATACTGAGTATCCGCTCCTCTGAGGGCCAAGGcaaggccttctccacctgttCCTCCCACCTCACTGTGGTGCTCCTGTTCTATGGGACGGCTCTGTTCAGGTACATCAGCCCCGCCTCAGGCTCAATGTTGGAGTGA